In Streptomyces sp. NBC_00306, a single genomic region encodes these proteins:
- the murQ gene encoding N-acetylmuramic acid 6-phosphate etherase, translating to MRKPSRTSMTSTSPAYGELRAQLATLTTEAFRPELADIDQQSTLEIARIMNGEDRTVPDAVAAQLPRIAAAIDATAERMSRGGRLVYAGAGTAGRLGVLDASECPPTFNTDPSEVLGLIAGGPSAMVKAVEGAEDSKELAAADLDGLRLTADDTVVGISASGRTPYAIGAVEHARALGALTVGLSCNADSALAAAADHGIEVVVGPELLTGSTRLKAGTAQKLVLNMISTITMIRLGKTYGNLMVDVRASNEKLRARSRRIVALATEAADEEIEAALAATDGEVKEAILTILAGVDAATARRLLDESRGHLRAALQSAL from the coding sequence ATGAGAAAGCCGAGCCGCACCTCCATGACCTCCACGTCGCCCGCATACGGCGAACTCCGCGCTCAGCTGGCCACGCTCACCACCGAGGCGTTCCGGCCGGAGCTCGCCGACATCGACCAGCAGTCCACCCTCGAGATCGCCCGCATCATGAACGGCGAGGACCGCACCGTCCCCGACGCGGTCGCCGCCCAGCTGCCGCGGATCGCCGCCGCCATCGACGCCACCGCGGAGCGCATGTCCCGCGGCGGCCGGCTGGTGTACGCGGGCGCGGGCACGGCGGGCCGGCTCGGCGTGCTGGACGCCAGCGAGTGCCCGCCCACCTTCAACACCGACCCCTCCGAGGTGCTGGGCCTGATCGCGGGCGGGCCCTCCGCCATGGTCAAGGCCGTGGAGGGCGCGGAGGACAGCAAGGAACTGGCCGCCGCCGACCTGGACGGGCTCCGGCTGACCGCCGATGACACCGTCGTGGGGATCTCCGCATCGGGCCGCACCCCGTACGCCATCGGCGCCGTCGAGCACGCACGCGCCCTCGGCGCACTGACCGTCGGACTCTCCTGCAACGCGGACAGCGCACTCGCCGCGGCCGCCGACCACGGCATCGAGGTCGTCGTCGGACCCGAACTGCTGACCGGCTCGACACGGTTGAAGGCCGGTACGGCGCAGAAGCTCGTCCTCAACATGATCTCGACGATCACGATGATCCGGCTCGGCAAGACGTACGGAAACCTCATGGTCGACGTCCGCGCCTCCAACGAGAAGCTGCGGGCCCGCTCGCGGCGGATCGTGGCGCTCGCCACCGAAGCGGCCGACGAGGAGATCGAGGCGGCGCTCGCCGCCACGGACGGCGAGGTCAAGGAGGCGATCCTGACCATCCTGGCCGGTGTGGACGCCGCCACGGCCCGCCGTCTCCTTGACGAATCCCGGGGCCACCTCCGGGCCGCACTCCAGTCCGCTCTCTGA